The following coding sequences lie in one Spartobacteria bacterium genomic window:
- a CDS encoding phenylalanine--tRNA ligase subunit alpha, giving the protein MKLQDVLNWRNDALEKASHVSGLKEIEEVRIKYLSRKGLIQSIMKGLKDIDPSERAQVGKLANEFKMELTAALDAKQATLNESASTKVVFDYTLPGNWQRVGNRHPISRIMERAIDIFRTLGFTVAEGPDIESVYHNFDALNTPATHPSRDVKDTFYLENGMLLRTQTSPVQIRYMESRKPPVRIVAPGRCYRRDTTDATHSANFHQMEGLYVDTRVSMSDLKGVISYFAQQMMGADVKVRFRPHFFPFTEPSVEFDFSCHVCGGKGCRVCKNSGWIEIAGAGMVDPEVFRAVGYNPDEVMGYAFGLGIERIAMILYGIPDIRLLYENDVRFLNQFQ; this is encoded by the coding sequence ATGAAGCTACAGGATGTGCTGAACTGGAGGAACGATGCGCTGGAAAAAGCATCACATGTCTCCGGTTTAAAAGAAATTGAAGAAGTTCGTATTAAATATCTAAGCCGCAAAGGATTAATTCAGTCTATCATGAAGGGGCTAAAGGATATCGATCCTTCTGAGCGGGCACAGGTGGGTAAACTGGCGAATGAATTTAAAATGGAGCTCACTGCTGCTCTTGATGCGAAACAGGCGACACTGAATGAATCAGCATCAACTAAAGTCGTTTTTGATTATACCCTCCCCGGGAACTGGCAGCGTGTGGGAAATCGACATCCCATCAGCCGCATCATGGAACGCGCTATTGATATTTTTCGGACATTGGGATTTACCGTCGCTGAAGGGCCGGACATTGAATCTGTATATCACAATTTCGATGCACTGAATACACCTGCGACCCATCCTTCGCGTGATGTGAAAGACACGTTTTACCTGGAAAACGGCATGCTGCTGCGTACGCAAACCTCGCCGGTGCAGATCCGGTATATGGAAAGCAGGAAGCCGCCAGTTCGTATTGTGGCCCCCGGCCGTTGCTATCGAAGAGATACCACAGATGCCACACACAGTGCGAATTTTCATCAGATGGAAGGGCTGTACGTGGACACCAGAGTTTCCATGTCCGATCTGAAAGGTGTCATTTCCTATTTTGCACAGCAGATGATGGGAGCAGATGTAAAGGTACGGTTTCGGCCACATTTTTTCCCGTTTACGGAGCCCAGTGTAGAGTTTGATTTCTCCTGTCATGTCTGTGGCGGAAAGGGTTGCCGTGTCTGTAAAAACAGTGGATGGATTGAAATTGCTGGTGCCGGGATGGTCGATCCTGAGGTCTTTCGTGCGGTGGGATATAATCCGGATGAAGTTATGGGGTATGCTTTCGGGCTGGGAATTGAACGTATTGCCATGATTCTTTATGGGATTCCGGATATCCGTCTGCTCTATGAAAACGATGTCCGCTTCTTAAATCAATTTCAGTAA
- a CDS encoding tryptophan/tyrosine permease, producing the protein MGMSSKAPSDAVKIIVVAFLITGNLIGAGILALPVNTGLAGLIPSLVGMIAICGMMYFSAVVLAREANTSRQESFNYPSLYHQHLGRGGKWVAVLANLLILYGLLTAYLTGGSTIITQLFNIKSPLFSGVIMLLLFFVVTGVTVLGVGLIKKFNSLLMVLLWGSFFIIVFIAGRHVEVQRLAFHDWTFLPATVPIIVTSFHFHNIIPTVCADMKWDSRLVSRAMLLGMIIGFAMNAIWIFVGVGALPLTGTISLDAAYHANIPATVPLSQIIGSGAFVVFAMIFALIAIMTSYVANGLGLMGFIRDLTENFLGTRNPVIVIALAFVPPLIVSYLFPDIFLKAMNLVGGVGIVVLFGILPSLISFKKTTRKPVKIFSVCMCLLFSLFLLLELGQEFGLLHLNPSVEHWTAPVSPDKHSF; encoded by the coding sequence ATGGGTATGAGTTCGAAAGCACCGAGTGACGCAGTTAAAATTATTGTTGTAGCATTCCTTATTACGGGAAATCTTATTGGCGCAGGTATATTGGCGTTACCCGTAAATACCGGGCTGGCCGGTTTGATTCCTTCGTTAGTCGGAATGATTGCTATCTGCGGTATGATGTATTTTTCCGCTGTGGTACTGGCCCGCGAAGCCAATACGTCGCGCCAGGAAAGTTTTAATTATCCAAGCCTGTATCACCAGCATCTGGGACGTGGCGGAAAATGGGTAGCTGTGCTGGCCAACCTGCTGATACTTTATGGTCTTCTTACAGCGTATCTAACTGGTGGTTCGACGATTATTACGCAATTGTTCAACATTAAATCGCCCTTGTTTTCCGGGGTGATTATGCTGTTGCTGTTCTTTGTCGTCACTGGAGTTACCGTTTTGGGTGTAGGTTTAATCAAGAAATTCAATAGTTTGCTGATGGTACTGCTCTGGGGAAGTTTTTTTATTATCGTATTCATTGCCGGTAGGCATGTGGAAGTGCAGCGGCTTGCTTTTCATGACTGGACCTTTCTGCCTGCAACGGTGCCCATTATCGTGACTTCGTTTCATTTTCATAATATTATACCAACGGTTTGTGCGGATATGAAATGGGATAGCAGGCTTGTTTCACGCGCTATGCTGCTTGGTATGATTATTGGTTTTGCCATGAATGCTATCTGGATCTTTGTGGGGGTCGGTGCGCTTCCGCTTACAGGGACTATTAGTTTGGACGCAGCATATCATGCCAATATCCCGGCAACGGTTCCTCTTTCACAGATTATTGGATCAGGTGCATTTGTCGTGTTTGCCATGATTTTTGCATTGATTGCTATTATGACTTCCTACGTGGCCAATGGGTTGGGACTTATGGGATTTATTCGGGATTTAACGGAGAATTTCCTGGGCACCAGGAATCCTGTGATTGTCATTGCTCTGGCATTTGTTCCTCCGCTGATTGTATCTTATTTGTTCCCTGACATCTTTTTAAAGGCAATGAATCTCGTTGGTGGTGTGGGAATTGTCGTTTTGTTCGGAATCCTTCCCAGTTTAATATCATTCAAAAAGACGACGCGAAAACCGGTTAAGATATTCAGTGTCTGTATGTGTCTTCTTTTTAGTCTGTTCCTTCTTTTGGAGCTAGGACAGGAGTTCGGTTTACTGCACCTGAATCCCTCTGTAGAACACTGGACGGCACCTGTATCGCCGGATAAGCATTCGTTTTGA
- a CDS encoding polynucleotide adenylyltransferase, with protein MDVQYPSQSTGNVVDQICRLVDKHGGRAYLVGGSVRDALLGHPVSDIDIEVFGIDSKKIIGLLASRFRVSLVGKAFGVIKLCDDPIDVSLPRRESRMGAGHRAFHVQSDPSLSLEEAALRRDFTINAMAYDPLKRELVDFFGGKSDLADRCLRHVSDKFSEDPLRVLRGMQFCGRFMLTAHAETIALCSSLTQDDLSSERLMGEWKKLITKGVRPSMGLRFLRQTGWLQYYPELEALIGCEQNSEWHPEGDVWAHTLLAMDGFAMERTLDPVDDLCVGFAVLCHDFGKPYTSCIDAAGRIVSPRHEAASRKPAESFLRRLTNSQRFIDSVIILTTQHMQPFQLHKNGASDAAIRRLARRVGRIDQLVRVDRADRFGRSPDSTADQSCGIWLMERARALAVADAAPSRIILGRHLIALGYTPSSAFRPVLDAVYDAQIEGLFFTEDDGVEWVKHYLKKKKIKL; from the coding sequence ATGGATGTTCAATACCCTAGCCAGTCCACTGGGAATGTGGTGGATCAGATTTGCCGACTGGTAGACAAGCATGGCGGAAGGGCCTATCTGGTGGGTGGATCCGTACGGGATGCTTTGTTGGGACATCCGGTATCGGATATAGATATCGAGGTTTTTGGCATTGATTCAAAAAAAATCATTGGCCTATTAGCTAGTAGATTTCGCGTAAGCCTTGTAGGTAAGGCCTTTGGTGTTATTAAATTATGCGATGATCCTATCGATGTGTCGCTACCACGTCGCGAATCACGAATGGGTGCCGGTCATCGTGCTTTCCATGTTCAGTCGGATCCGTCACTTTCTCTGGAAGAAGCCGCGCTTCGACGCGATTTCACGATTAATGCGATGGCTTATGATCCTTTGAAACGTGAACTGGTGGATTTTTTTGGAGGGAAATCCGATTTGGCTGACCGTTGTTTGCGTCACGTATCAGATAAATTTTCAGAGGATCCATTACGCGTTTTGCGCGGTATGCAGTTTTGCGGACGGTTTATGCTGACAGCTCATGCTGAAACGATTGCATTGTGCAGTTCACTCACACAGGATGATCTTTCTTCGGAACGCTTGATGGGGGAATGGAAAAAACTGATTACAAAAGGTGTTCGTCCTTCTATGGGGCTGAGATTTTTACGACAGACGGGCTGGCTTCAATATTATCCTGAACTGGAAGCGTTGATCGGTTGTGAGCAAAATTCTGAGTGGCATCCGGAAGGCGATGTGTGGGCGCATACGTTGCTGGCAATGGATGGTTTTGCGATGGAGCGTACCTTGGATCCGGTCGATGATTTATGCGTTGGCTTTGCGGTGTTATGTCATGATTTTGGTAAGCCTTACACATCCTGTATCGACGCCGCAGGACGCATTGTCAGCCCGCGCCACGAGGCGGCATCCAGAAAACCTGCAGAATCATTTTTACGCCGCCTAACCAACAGTCAGCGTTTTATCGATTCTGTGATTATTTTGACAACCCAGCACATGCAGCCGTTTCAACTACATAAAAATGGCGCGTCAGATGCGGCCATTCGGCGTTTGGCCAGACGCGTGGGGCGGATAGATCAACTGGTGCGGGTGGACAGAGCGGATCGTTTTGGTCGTAGCCCGGATAGCACGGCCGACCAATCTTGCGGTATCTGGTTGATGGAGCGTGCTCGTGCTCTTGCTGTCGCAGATGCGGCACCCAGTAGAATCATTCTTGGTCGCCATCTGATTGCATTGGGTTATACGCCAAGCAGTGCGTTTCGGCCTGTTCTTGATGCGGTATACGATGCGCAGATCGAAGGTCTTTTTTTTACGGAGGACGATGGCGTGGAATGGGTAAAACACTATCTTAAAAAGAAGAAGATCAAACTGTGA
- a CDS encoding GHMP kinase → MMMGEHAVLRGAPCIVAAAGGRLVVTAELLAESRIIIDSDLGRVDMPKNTDNWPDWARFSGKVAQKMMHEYEIPGISLHIASAFKSTVGLGSSAAVSVAVAAATCALAGQRPGNKELHRIAYENVLENQQGRGSGADVAASVYGGINLYSMQQGCIKTLPLTHPITLVYCGYKKSTVDVINIVESIEKQVPDVFFSLFNTMQQIVQDAFVCLDCSRPNWTRFGVLMNIHQGIQDALGVNNRDLSEIIYRLRSMANILGVKISGSGLGDSVLALGHTSWGDEHYPAIPAEISVQGVHIHE, encoded by the coding sequence ATGATGATGGGGGAGCATGCAGTGCTGCGAGGTGCTCCCTGTATCGTTGCGGCAGCCGGTGGCCGGCTGGTCGTGACTGCTGAACTTCTTGCGGAATCGCGCATCATTATTGATTCGGATTTAGGGCGTGTTGATATGCCGAAAAACACAGATAATTGGCCGGATTGGGCGCGTTTTTCAGGAAAAGTAGCTCAAAAAATGATGCATGAGTATGAAATACCGGGAATATCACTCCACATAGCGTCGGCTTTTAAAAGCACGGTTGGCTTGGGGTCATCGGCCGCAGTCTCTGTAGCAGTAGCTGCTGCGACCTGCGCATTGGCTGGGCAGCGTCCGGGGAATAAAGAACTGCATCGAATAGCTTATGAAAATGTACTTGAAAATCAGCAGGGACGGGGATCTGGCGCAGATGTTGCGGCTAGTGTGTACGGAGGAATAAACCTGTACTCAATGCAGCAGGGATGCATAAAAACGTTGCCGCTGACTCACCCCATTACACTTGTCTATTGTGGATATAAAAAATCGACGGTGGACGTGATTAACATCGTGGAGTCGATTGAAAAACAGGTTCCGGATGTTTTCTTTTCTCTCTTTAATACGATGCAGCAGATTGTACAGGATGCTTTTGTCTGTCTGGACTGTTCTAGGCCTAATTGGACTCGTTTTGGTGTTTTGATGAACATCCATCAGGGGATACAGGATGCATTGGGGGTCAATAACAGGGATTTATCAGAAATTATTTATCGCCTGCGGAGTATGGCGAATATTTTAGGAGTAAAGATATCAGGTTCAGGCCTTGGCGATTCGGTTTTAGCCTTGGGTCATACGTCTTGGGGCGATGAGCACTACCCCGCGATACCAGCTGAGATATCTGTTCAGGGAGTGCATATTCATGAATAA
- the mvaD gene encoding diphosphomevalonate decarboxylase has protein sequence MSTTPRYQLRYLFRECIFMNKRDVIDAILAGKSHDAVGKIGSATAPVNFALIKYWGKRDVVLNLPVTSSLSISLPQFGAYTTISYAERSKLVLNDKEIASNDAVFQRLFDFLNLFPRPKGTFLSVNSHSSIPVGAGLASSASGFAAAVKALDDLNDWQLDDRSLSILARMGSGSACRSIFSGFSEWHAGIRDDGMDSYAEPLPYTIPDLSIGLLILSAKKKKIGSTEGMKQTAETSFLYKSWPQKVDADLKNMQSALKAGDFDCLGRIAESNALGMHATMIDTWPPVIYWQPVTVECIHKIHEARAHGLPLYFTMDAGPNIKLLFLRQYTDEVTTLFPDVHITHAHE, from the coding sequence ATGAGCACTACCCCGCGATACCAGCTGAGATATCTGTTCAGGGAGTGCATATTCATGAATAAGAGAGATGTGATCGATGCGATTTTGGCGGGAAAATCCCATGATGCAGTGGGAAAAATCGGCTCAGCAACGGCTCCTGTAAATTTTGCGCTGATTAAATATTGGGGGAAGCGCGATGTAGTACTTAACTTACCGGTTACGTCCAGTTTATCGATCTCGCTACCGCAGTTTGGTGCTTATACGACTATTTCGTATGCCGAAAGGTCAAAATTGGTGCTCAATGATAAGGAAATAGCATCAAATGATGCCGTTTTTCAGCGACTATTCGATTTTTTGAACCTCTTTCCCCGTCCGAAAGGAACCTTTCTATCCGTGAACAGCCACTCCAGCATTCCTGTAGGTGCGGGTCTGGCTTCTTCCGCGTCAGGTTTTGCGGCCGCAGTGAAAGCATTGGACGATCTGAATGATTGGCAACTGGACGATCGATCCCTTTCAATTCTTGCCCGAATGGGTAGTGGTAGTGCCTGTCGGTCTATTTTCAGCGGCTTCAGCGAATGGCATGCCGGAATCCGAGACGACGGAATGGATTCCTATGCTGAACCATTGCCATATACGATCCCCGACCTGAGTATTGGTCTTTTGATCCTTTCAGCTAAAAAGAAGAAAATCGGATCAACAGAGGGGATGAAGCAAACAGCCGAAACGTCTTTTCTATATAAATCATGGCCGCAAAAAGTGGATGCTGATCTCAAGAATATGCAGTCCGCGTTAAAAGCTGGTGATTTTGACTGTCTGGGGAGGATTGCCGAATCCAATGCGCTCGGCATGCATGCCACCATGATAGATACCTGGCCGCCCGTTATCTATTGGCAACCTGTCACCGTGGAATGTATTCACAAAATTCATGAAGCGAGAGCCCACGGGTTACCGCTTTATTTTACTATGGATGCCGGGCCGAATATCAAATTGTTGTTTTTACGTCAGTATACGGACGAGGTAACAACGTTGTTTCCTGACGTCCACATAACTCATGCTCACGAATGA
- a CDS encoding dicarboxylate/amino acid:cation symporter translates to MVNLVKRYIQTSLVLRIIAGFILGGLAGIALWILSGTMGEEFMLNITSTVAPFGTVFVKMLKMIVIPVIFFSLVVGSSSLPIKKFGRVGVKVLIWYFACSALAAGVGIAGALIVNAGAGSDMNSWQNMVKVLGTNTQELAQGATTSGRAFSAIILNMFRNPFQSLAEGDFLPVIVFAILLGIAFRVLIENNEKGPRTERIRRVLDMFEALRDGVFKIVEWVLEYSPVGVFFLTVVNFALYGPQIVGTYVRVVIGVVGGVIFMILVVYPLLLAIATRSNPYTAMKKMQEAMIMAFATRSSAATLPVTISVAEKQLGIREELAAFALPLGATINMDGVCVHLPMFAVLAANMFGIDISAGDLIILMFTTILASIGTGGVPGGSTMLLFIILGAMGLDPSQVSIVVALALGINPVLDMFETMNNITGDLVCTYAVAKIENMTN, encoded by the coding sequence ATAGTGAACCTTGTTAAACGTTACATACAGACATCCTTAGTGTTGCGCATCATCGCTGGTTTTATTCTTGGCGGGCTGGCGGGCATTGCCCTCTGGATCCTTTCCGGAACTATGGGTGAAGAATTCATGCTGAACATCACGTCAACGGTCGCACCTTTCGGCACAGTGTTTGTAAAAATGTTGAAAATGATTGTTATTCCGGTGATATTTTTCTCACTGGTGGTGGGATCATCCAGTCTGCCCATTAAAAAGTTCGGGCGCGTCGGAGTCAAAGTTCTCATATGGTATTTTGCCTGTTCCGCATTGGCCGCCGGCGTCGGAATCGCAGGTGCACTGATCGTTAATGCCGGAGCCGGAAGCGATATGAACAGCTGGCAAAATATGGTAAAGGTGCTCGGAACCAACACGCAGGAACTGGCTCAAGGGGCGACGACTTCCGGACGGGCTTTCAGTGCTATTATTTTGAATATGTTCCGCAACCCGTTTCAATCACTGGCTGAAGGTGATTTTCTTCCGGTGATCGTTTTTGCAATATTGCTGGGTATTGCCTTCCGGGTTCTAATCGAAAACAATGAAAAGGGGCCGCGAACAGAACGAATTCGGCGGGTATTGGATATGTTTGAGGCCCTTCGTGATGGTGTGTTCAAAATTGTAGAATGGGTACTGGAGTACTCTCCTGTCGGCGTCTTTTTTCTAACGGTGGTTAACTTTGCACTTTACGGTCCGCAAATCGTAGGCACTTACGTACGTGTCGTTATCGGCGTAGTCGGCGGTGTCATATTTATGATCCTGGTCGTCTATCCTCTGCTCCTAGCTATCGCCACACGAAGCAATCCTTATACGGCAATGAAAAAAATGCAGGAAGCTATGATTATGGCATTTGCAACCCGCAGTTCCGCCGCAACACTTCCCGTAACCATAAGTGTTGCTGAAAAACAGCTGGGTATACGGGAAGAATTAGCCGCATTCGCTCTTCCGCTTGGGGCAACAATTAACATGGATGGTGTATGTGTACACCTGCCTATGTTTGCCGTTTTGGCCGCGAATATGTTTGGGATTGATATCAGTGCCGGGGATCTCATCATTCTTATGTTCACAACGATTTTGGCATCCATCGGCACAGGCGGCGTGCCGGGTGGAAGCACCATGCTTCTATTTATTATTTTGGGCGCGATGGGGCTGGATCCCAGCCAGGTATCTATCGTGGTCGCGCTGGCATTAGGGATCAACCCTGTTTTGGACATGTTTGAAACAATGAACAATATCACGGGCGATCTCGTCTGCACCTACGCTGTCGCAAAAATCGAAAATATGACGAACTAA
- the recA gene encoding recombinase RecA, which yields MVSKPKTSRGAAANSKGDTPSTLSSILSQIQKEFGDGAIMRLTDEGAKNIDCISTGAMTLDIALGIGGVPRGRVIEIFGPESSGKTTLVSHIIASAQKTGGLCAFIDAEHALDPKYARKIGVNLDELLVSQPDSGEEALNICEALVKSNSLDVVVVDSVAALAPRAELEGDMGDSHVGLQARLMSQAMRKLTSAINKSKTCCIFTNQIREKVGVMFGSPETTPGGRALKFYSSVRLDIRRIATMKDNSGMAMGNRVRVKVVKNKVAPPFTEAEFDILFAEGISWYGSIVDAALTYELLEKRGSWFSYEGKQLGQGRDAVLMTLRNDPSMADELVEKIMIKSGLKDEPEVPEKEQDVAEEAD from the coding sequence ATGGTTTCTAAACCTAAAACATCAAGGGGTGCAGCAGCGAATAGCAAGGGGGATACTCCGTCGACTCTCAGTTCGATTTTGTCTCAGATTCAAAAGGAGTTTGGCGACGGGGCTATTATGCGACTGACAGACGAAGGTGCAAAAAATATTGATTGTATTTCTACTGGTGCGATGACGCTGGATATTGCGCTGGGTATCGGCGGGGTTCCACGGGGTCGGGTGATAGAAATTTTTGGGCCGGAATCGTCAGGGAAAACGACGCTTGTGAGTCATATTATTGCCAGTGCGCAGAAAACGGGAGGCCTGTGTGCCTTTATTGATGCGGAGCATGCGCTGGATCCTAAGTATGCGCGGAAAATTGGGGTTAATTTGGACGAGCTACTGGTTTCTCAGCCTGACTCGGGCGAAGAAGCACTGAATATTTGCGAAGCTCTGGTGAAAAGCAATTCGCTAGATGTGGTGGTGGTCGACTCTGTGGCTGCGCTGGCACCTCGGGCTGAACTCGAAGGAGACATGGGTGATTCCCATGTGGGATTACAGGCTCGTTTGATGTCGCAGGCCATGCGTAAACTTACCAGTGCAATAAATAAGTCAAAAACATGCTGTATTTTTACGAATCAGATTCGCGAAAAAGTAGGGGTTATGTTTGGCAGTCCGGAAACAACGCCTGGCGGTCGTGCTCTGAAGTTTTACTCATCGGTTCGACTGGATATCCGTCGTATAGCAACAATGAAGGACAACTCCGGCATGGCGATGGGGAATCGGGTGCGTGTTAAAGTGGTGAAAAACAAAGTTGCGCCGCCCTTTACAGAAGCGGAGTTTGATATTCTTTTTGCTGAAGGGATTTCCTGGTACGGCTCCATCGTCGATGCGGCATTAACCTATGAGCTTCTTGAAAAACGTGGATCGTGGTTTTCATACGAGGGAAAACAGCTGGGGCAGGGGCGTGATGCCGTGTTGATGACGTTGCGGAATGACCCATCAATGGCTGATGAACTGGTCGAAAAAATCATGATCAAGTCTGGATTGAAGGATGAGCCTGAGGTTCCGGAAAAAGAACAGGATGTTGCTGAAGAGGCGGACTAA
- a CDS encoding PAS domain S-box protein: protein MDKIEKSYDTDDLLRNLLERSLDNIYFKDEHSRIILCNETYAAKAGFSDIKELLGKTDFEIFDQKHAQAAFNDEKHIMETGKPLIGYEEKEIWSNTNQLRWASTSKMPLVDLDGKIIGTFGISRDITEQKEAEQKITEYTERLAALNQQMNEELMLAERFQRAFLPRVYPAFDRSDVRDYPVFYHKYLASGHVGGDFCAIRKLSATKVSLFICDVMGHGVRSALITGMIRTMIDDLLQKDIKPGEFLSQMNKKLFALLSSEEDLIFVTACYVIVDLQTGYLTYANAGHPRPLIKRNHSRQVLALRRLASHQPALGLQNNAFYETGIIHINSGDIVFLYTDGILEATGRDGDEFGQIRLIETLAAEKSTQLSTVVDRVAETVCAFHESTKFSDDICIVSMQLETP from the coding sequence ATGGATAAAATCGAAAAATCGTATGACACCGATGATCTGCTGCGAAATTTATTAGAACGCAGCCTGGATAATATTTATTTCAAAGACGAACATTCACGTATCATACTCTGCAATGAGACCTATGCTGCAAAAGCAGGTTTTTCTGATATAAAAGAACTACTCGGAAAAACTGATTTTGAGATATTTGATCAAAAACATGCGCAGGCCGCGTTCAACGATGAAAAGCATATCATGGAAACAGGAAAGCCCCTGATCGGTTATGAGGAAAAAGAAATATGGAGCAATACAAACCAGTTGCGCTGGGCATCCACCAGTAAAATGCCACTTGTAGATTTAGACGGGAAAATCATCGGAACGTTTGGCATTTCACGCGATATCACTGAACAAAAAGAGGCCGAACAGAAAATCACAGAATATACCGAACGTTTGGCGGCACTCAACCAGCAGATGAACGAAGAACTCATGCTGGCAGAACGGTTTCAGCGAGCCTTTCTCCCCAGAGTATATCCCGCATTCGACCGAAGTGACGTCCGTGACTATCCCGTTTTTTATCATAAATATCTGGCCAGCGGCCATGTCGGCGGAGACTTCTGCGCCATTCGCAAATTATCTGCGACAAAAGTTTCCCTGTTTATTTGTGATGTCATGGGACACGGTGTGCGCTCCGCTCTCATAACAGGAATGATTCGTACGATGATTGATGACCTGTTACAGAAAGATATTAAGCCTGGTGAATTTCTCTCGCAAATGAATAAAAAGCTGTTTGCCCTGCTCAGTTCTGAAGAAGACTTAATTTTTGTAACGGCGTGCTATGTTATTGTCGATCTCCAAACCGGTTATTTGACCTATGCCAATGCCGGTCATCCACGCCCGCTAATAAAACGAAATCATTCCAGACAGGTACTGGCACTTCGGCGGCTGGCATCCCATCAGCCAGCACTAGGCCTGCAAAACAACGCCTTTTACGAAACAGGTATTATCCACATCAACTCGGGCGACATCGTTTTCTTATACACCGACGGAATACTGGAAGCAACTGGACGCGATGGAGATGAGTTCGGACAAATCCGCCTCATAGAAACATTGGCAGCCGAAAAGTCAACACAGTTATCCACCGTTGTAGACCGCGTTGCAGAAACCGTATGCGCCTTTCACGAATCCACCAAATTCTCTGATGACATCTGCATTGTCAGCATGCAACTGGAAACACCCTGA